A region of Myxococcus stipitatus DSM 14675 DNA encodes the following proteins:
- a CDS encoding Sapep family Mn(2+)-dependent dipeptidase, producing MRLPSAAAFLCLVPSLALAGQPDARCQGSPKARAARFSAKAMKEASPQERHAAYVQACALDEVVELTQQLVRFKTVSSEVHASKSPEVAAMGRFLQKWAKAHGMAYRAVGANDVFELSWGSGEPSLGLVFHGDVVPAPPHEWKRPPFEPYVQDGRLFGRGVEDDKGPLASALVALDYARQLGLKPQGRVLVIVGNGEESDWNGMGRYAASEPKPTHVISVDSSYPVVAAQSGFVAWNLAAPVGEAVKSPSATLRAVDVKGGEFLTQVPGAATLKLVPAEGRTLAQALTEVRAAIDAEQKARASLKAEVKEDAQALVLTVHGKAVHASIADEGHNALWDLSAVAARLPLEDNGIAAMLRVLAQRFDGDHFGKKLGVAYADDGLMGPLIAAPTVLRVADGQVSLGVNMRRPRGQDAATFNAALDKAAALVGQDSGGRLKEATGRYVGDAHEADTSGTLVTTLMDIYKRHKNAPDAKPTSVRGGTYARLFPKAVDFGPGFPGEEYTGHAPDESISLESLHVGTQMLAEAIHTLALTPAK from the coding sequence ATGCGCCTCCCTTCCGCCGCCGCCTTCCTGTGTCTCGTCCCCTCTCTCGCCCTCGCCGGGCAGCCGGATGCCCGCTGTCAGGGCTCCCCCAAGGCCCGCGCCGCGCGCTTCTCGGCGAAAGCGATGAAGGAGGCCTCTCCCCAGGAGCGGCATGCCGCGTACGTCCAGGCCTGCGCGCTCGACGAGGTCGTGGAGTTGACCCAGCAGCTCGTGCGCTTCAAGACGGTCAGCAGCGAGGTGCACGCCTCGAAGAGCCCCGAGGTCGCCGCCATGGGCCGCTTCCTCCAGAAGTGGGCCAAGGCCCACGGCATGGCGTACCGCGCCGTGGGCGCCAATGACGTGTTCGAGCTGTCCTGGGGCTCGGGTGAGCCCTCCTTGGGCCTCGTGTTCCACGGCGATGTGGTGCCCGCGCCCCCGCACGAGTGGAAGCGCCCGCCCTTCGAGCCCTACGTCCAGGACGGCCGCCTCTTCGGCCGAGGCGTCGAGGACGACAAGGGGCCGCTCGCGTCGGCGCTGGTGGCGCTCGACTACGCGCGTCAGCTGGGCCTGAAGCCCCAGGGGCGGGTGCTGGTCATCGTGGGCAATGGCGAGGAGAGCGACTGGAACGGCATGGGGCGGTACGCGGCCAGCGAGCCCAAGCCCACGCACGTCATCTCCGTGGACTCCTCCTACCCGGTGGTGGCCGCGCAGTCCGGCTTCGTCGCGTGGAACCTGGCGGCCCCCGTGGGCGAGGCGGTGAAGTCTCCCAGCGCCACCCTGCGCGCGGTCGACGTGAAGGGCGGCGAGTTCCTCACGCAGGTGCCCGGCGCCGCGACGCTGAAGCTGGTGCCCGCGGAGGGCCGCACCCTCGCGCAGGCGCTGACGGAGGTGCGCGCCGCCATCGACGCCGAGCAGAAGGCCCGCGCCTCGCTCAAGGCCGAGGTGAAGGAGGACGCGCAGGCGCTCGTGCTCACCGTGCACGGCAAGGCGGTGCACGCCTCCATCGCCGACGAGGGACACAACGCGCTGTGGGACTTGTCCGCGGTCGCGGCGCGGCTGCCGCTCGAGGACAACGGCATCGCCGCCATGCTGCGCGTCCTGGCGCAGCGCTTCGACGGGGACCACTTCGGCAAGAAGCTGGGCGTGGCGTACGCGGATGATGGGTTGATGGGGCCGTTGATTGCCGCGCCCACGGTGCTGCGCGTGGCGGACGGACAGGTGAGCCTGGGCGTCAACATGCGCCGTCCTCGAGGGCAGGACGCCGCGACGTTCAACGCCGCGCTCGACAAGGCCGCCGCGCTGGTGGGGCAGGACTCCGGTGGGCGCTTGAAGGAGGCCACCGGGCGCTACGTGGGGGATGCGCACGAGGCGGACACGTCCGGCACGCTCGTCACCACGCTGATGGACATCTACAAGCGCCACAAGAACGCCCCGGACGCGAAGCCCACGTCCGTGCGCGGCGGCACCTATGCGCGGCTGTTCCCCAAGGCCGTCGACTTCGGCCCCGGCTTCCCCGGCGAGGAGTACACGGGCCACGCGCCCGATGAGTCCATCTCGCTGGAGAGCCTGCACGTGGGGACGCAGATGCTCGCGGAGGCCATCCACACGCTGGCCCTGACGCCCGCGAAGTGA
- the msrA gene encoding peptide-methionine (S)-S-oxide reductase MsrA encodes MFFDSTKKLRMPTSAEALPGRAEEMPVPPRHEVLGTPLKGPLPEGHEAAVFGLGCFWGAERKFWKTPGVYSTSVGYAAGLTPNPTYREVCSGLTGHNEVVRVVFDPKKVSYEQLLRVFWENHDPTQGMRQGNDAGTQYRSGIYFTTEAQQRAAEASRDAYQKALSAKGLGTITTEILPAPTYYFAEDYHQQYLEKNPDGYCGLGGTGVSCPIGVGVSA; translated from the coding sequence ATGTTCTTCGACTCCACCAAGAAGCTGAGGATGCCGACGTCCGCGGAGGCGCTGCCTGGCCGCGCGGAGGAGATGCCCGTTCCCCCCCGGCACGAGGTGCTGGGCACACCCCTGAAGGGCCCTCTCCCCGAAGGCCACGAGGCCGCCGTCTTCGGCCTGGGGTGCTTCTGGGGCGCGGAGCGGAAGTTCTGGAAGACGCCGGGGGTGTACAGCACGTCGGTGGGCTACGCGGCGGGCCTGACGCCCAACCCCACCTACCGCGAGGTGTGCAGCGGGCTCACCGGCCACAACGAGGTGGTCCGCGTCGTGTTCGACCCGAAGAAGGTCAGCTACGAGCAGCTCCTGCGCGTGTTCTGGGAGAACCACGACCCGACGCAGGGCATGCGGCAGGGGAACGACGCGGGCACGCAGTACCGCTCCGGCATCTACTTCACGACCGAGGCGCAGCAGCGCGCCGCCGAGGCCAGCCGGGACGCGTACCAGAAGGCGCTCTCCGCGAAGGGGCTGGGCACCATCACCACCGAAATCCTGCCCGCGCCCACGTACTACTTCGCCGAGGACTACCATCAGCAGTACCTGGAGAAGAACCCGGACGGGTACTGCGGCCTGGGCGGCACGGGCGTGAGCTGCCCCATCGGGGTCGGCGTCAGCGCGTGA
- a CDS encoding general secretion pathway protein C yields the protein MKPMFRKSLWLFAVALVPVSAMAAGLLYVSKLMHETPADPTLPLQEGLAKAGDVRQVSEHGYEVTVATSLTEQLSQQNESPATQARIVPAFKEGKAQGFKFFAIRPGSIYARLGLQNGDILQRVNGHALDTPEKAMEAYTRLQDVRRVEVDLLRDGVVLHKVYDLK from the coding sequence ATGAAGCCCATGTTCCGGAAGTCCCTCTGGTTGTTCGCAGTCGCGCTCGTCCCGGTCTCCGCGATGGCGGCGGGACTCCTGTACGTCTCCAAGCTGATGCATGAGACGCCGGCGGACCCCACGCTGCCGCTCCAGGAGGGCCTCGCCAAGGCGGGCGACGTGCGACAGGTGAGCGAGCACGGCTACGAAGTCACCGTCGCGACGAGCCTCACCGAGCAGCTCTCGCAGCAGAACGAATCACCCGCCACCCAGGCCCGCATCGTCCCCGCCTTCAAGGAAGGCAAGGCCCAGGGATTCAAGTTCTTCGCCATCCGCCCGGGCTCCATCTACGCCCGGCTGGGGCTCCAGAACGGAGACATCCTCCAGCGCGTCAACGGCCACGCCCTCGACACGCCGGAGAAGGCGATGGAGGCCTATACCCGGTTGCAGGATGTCCGGCGCGTGGAGGTGGACCTGCTGCGCGACGGTGTCGTGCTGCACAAGGTCTACGACTTGAAGTGA
- a CDS encoding YebC/PmpR family DNA-binding transcriptional regulator has translation MGRIFETRKATMMARWNKMAKVFTRISKDIAIAVKSGGPSPDTNSTLRRVLQNARAANMPKDKVEAAIKRASGKDTTQYDIVLYEGYAPNGIALIVETATDNVVRTVANVRACFNKHSGNLGSTGSVAYMFKHMGVFRLNPEGLNQEELELELIDHGLEEMGEGTGEKGEKQLIIRCAFADFGKLQHAIEEKGLTPISADSEYIAENLIELPEDKATEVLELVDMLEQDDDVQRVFHNLG, from the coding sequence ATGGGACGCATTTTCGAGACACGCAAGGCCACGATGATGGCCCGCTGGAACAAGATGGCGAAGGTCTTCACGCGCATCAGCAAGGACATCGCCATCGCGGTGAAGTCCGGCGGACCCAGCCCCGACACGAACTCCACGCTGCGCCGAGTGCTCCAGAACGCCCGCGCCGCGAACATGCCGAAGGACAAGGTCGAGGCGGCCATCAAGCGCGCCAGCGGCAAGGACACCACCCAGTACGACATCGTGTTGTACGAGGGTTATGCGCCGAACGGCATCGCGCTGATTGTGGAGACGGCCACGGACAACGTGGTGCGCACCGTGGCGAACGTGCGGGCGTGTTTCAACAAGCACTCCGGCAACCTGGGCAGCACCGGCAGCGTCGCGTACATGTTCAAGCACATGGGGGTCTTCCGGCTGAATCCGGAGGGACTCAACCAGGAGGAGCTGGAGCTGGAGCTCATCGACCACGGCCTGGAGGAGATGGGCGAGGGGACGGGGGAGAAGGGTGAGAAGCAGCTCATCATCCGCTGCGCCTTCGCCGACTTCGGCAAGCTCCAGCACGCCATCGAGGAGAAGGGCCTGACGCCCATCTCCGCCGACTCCGAGTACATCGCGGAGAACCTCATCGAGCTGCCCGAGGACAAGGCCACCGAGGTGCTCGAGCTGGTCGACATGCTGGAGCAGGACGACGACGTCCAGCGCGTGTTCCACAACCTCGGCTGA
- a CDS encoding DUF962 domain-containing protein, translated as MSKPIQTYGEFWHFYLREHSLPVTRRFHFVGSSLGVATAVAAIVTGRAALIPVALVSAYGFAWFSHFFIERNKPASFKYPLWSFISDFRMAGLMAVGQLDGHMERAFANGAQGTGTNSLSPAQLARGDAQAQQAR; from the coding sequence ATGTCCAAGCCCATCCAGACCTATGGCGAGTTCTGGCACTTCTACCTTCGTGAGCACTCGCTGCCGGTGACTCGGCGCTTCCACTTCGTGGGGAGCAGTCTGGGCGTGGCCACGGCCGTCGCGGCCATCGTCACGGGCCGCGCGGCGCTGATTCCCGTCGCGCTCGTCTCCGCCTATGGCTTCGCGTGGTTCAGCCACTTCTTCATCGAGCGCAACAAGCCCGCGAGCTTCAAGTATCCGCTGTGGTCGTTCATCTCGGACTTCCGCATGGCGGGGTTGATGGCCGTGGGGCAGTTGGACGGCCACATGGAGCGCGCGTTCGCGAACGGCGCGCAGGGCACGGGGACCAACAGCTTGTCGCCCGCGCAGCTCGCGCGGGGTGACGCCCAGGCGCAGCAGGCCCGGTAG
- a CDS encoding class I SAM-dependent methyltransferase, with amino-acid sequence MSEPVRDFYEGLAEEYHLLFANWAQTVERQGATLDALLRRSGAPPPRRVLDCACGIGTQALGLAGRGYVVHATDLSPTAVARAEREARAMGVHLTTGVADMRTLDVQVPGSFDVVVAFDNAVPHLLTDEDLDAAANAMVSRLVPGGLLALSIRDYDLLMTQQPRFTSERVLDAPEGRRILFQVWDWSTDGRTYKVHQFILRPEGSGWQATEHTGVYRALQRVEVERALTRAGLVDTRWYAPEETGFYQPILTGRRL; translated from the coding sequence ATGAGCGAGCCCGTGCGGGACTTCTACGAGGGGCTGGCGGAGGAGTACCACCTGCTCTTCGCCAACTGGGCGCAGACGGTGGAGCGACAGGGCGCCACGCTGGACGCCCTGCTGCGCCGCAGCGGCGCGCCCCCTCCCCGGCGTGTGTTGGATTGCGCGTGTGGCATCGGCACCCAGGCCCTGGGGCTCGCGGGCCGAGGCTATGTCGTCCACGCCACCGACCTGAGTCCCACCGCCGTGGCTCGCGCCGAACGCGAGGCGCGGGCCATGGGCGTCCACCTCACCACGGGCGTCGCGGACATGCGGACCCTGGACGTCCAGGTGCCGGGCTCGTTCGACGTCGTCGTCGCGTTCGACAACGCGGTTCCGCACCTGCTCACCGATGAGGACCTGGACGCCGCCGCGAACGCGATGGTCTCCCGGCTGGTGCCCGGCGGACTGCTGGCGCTGAGCATCCGCGACTATGACCTGCTCATGACGCAGCAGCCGCGCTTCACCTCGGAGCGCGTGCTCGATGCGCCCGAGGGCCGCCGCATCCTGTTCCAGGTCTGGGACTGGTCCACGGACGGCAGGACGTACAAGGTCCATCAGTTCATCCTGCGCCCCGAGGGTTCAGGCTGGCAGGCCACCGAGCACACCGGCGTCTACCGCGCGCTCCAGCGCGTGGAGGTGGAGCGGGCGCTGACTCGCGCGGGCCTGGTGGACACGCGCTGGTACGCCCCCGAGGAGACGGGCTTCTATCAGCCCATCCTCACCGGGCGCCGGCTGTGA
- a CDS encoding acyl-CoA thioesterase has protein sequence MADISPKDFPVSVPFTLHWSEMDAFGHANNARTFTWFESARIPYLSRVGLTGPSGSGDARAPGGIGPILKTTQAEYLRPVVFPARLVACARTSRIGNSSMTLEHAVFGEEDGVLYTKGTAVIVALNYVTHETVPIPAHVRAAIEALEGRTFGT, from the coding sequence ATGGCGGATATCTCCCCCAAGGACTTCCCCGTGAGCGTCCCGTTCACTCTGCATTGGAGTGAAATGGACGCGTTCGGCCACGCGAACAATGCCCGGACCTTCACGTGGTTCGAGTCCGCTCGCATCCCCTACCTCTCGCGCGTCGGTCTGACGGGACCCTCTGGCTCGGGAGACGCCCGCGCCCCCGGCGGCATCGGTCCCATCCTCAAGACCACGCAAGCCGAGTACCTCCGCCCCGTCGTCTTCCCGGCCCGGCTGGTGGCCTGCGCGCGGACCTCGCGCATCGGCAACTCGTCCATGACGCTGGAGCACGCCGTGTTCGGCGAGGAGGACGGTGTGCTCTACACGAAGGGCACCGCCGTCATCGTGGCGCTCAACTACGTCACCCACGAGACAGTCCCCATTCCCGCCCATGTGCGGGCCGCCATCGAAGCGCTAGAGGGACGCACCTTCGGAACATGA
- a CDS encoding cupin domain-containing protein, whose amino-acid sequence MSPRLLLSALALTGLGVAHPAWATSPEAPKAPRSGTMKAPTATGPTSTSPAKAPRPDSATAATGTPSTSPAKTSGTTSTTTPAATASTTPAGTTSTTTPAATASTTPAGIAPTSPVRHRVTPAEAPRHLIAGGKGRATLFLNASTGATAASLTLLELQPGGEVPEHTHDTSVEILYIEDGAADMTVAGQTLRVSKGDAVYIPAGAKHSAKVVSPGAPFKAVQVYAGSGPEQRFTQGPRETAPHGP is encoded by the coding sequence ATGAGTCCACGACTCCTGCTTTCCGCGCTGGCCCTCACGGGGCTCGGTGTCGCGCACCCGGCCTGGGCCACCTCGCCCGAGGCCCCGAAGGCCCCTCGCTCCGGCACGATGAAGGCCCCCACCGCGACAGGCCCCACGTCCACGAGCCCCGCGAAGGCGCCACGGCCCGACAGCGCCACGGCCGCGACGGGCACTCCCTCCACGAGCCCCGCGAAGACGTCAGGCACCACGAGCACCACCACCCCGGCGGCCACCGCGAGCACCACCCCGGCGGGCACCACGAGCACCACCACCCCGGCGGCCACCGCGAGCACCACCCCGGCGGGCATCGCGCCCACGAGCCCCGTGCGCCACCGCGTCACCCCGGCCGAGGCCCCGCGCCACCTCATCGCGGGAGGCAAGGGCCGCGCGACGCTGTTCCTCAACGCGAGCACGGGCGCCACGGCCGCGTCGCTCACGCTGCTGGAGCTCCAGCCCGGCGGCGAGGTGCCCGAACACACCCACGACACGAGCGTCGAGATTCTCTACATCGAGGACGGCGCCGCGGACATGACGGTGGCGGGACAGACGCTTCGCGTGAGCAAGGGAGACGCCGTCTACATCCCCGCGGGCGCGAAGCACTCCGCGAAGGTGGTGTCCCCCGGCGCGCCCTTCAAGGCCGTGCAGGTCTACGCGGGCTCCGGCCCCGAGCAGCGCTTCACCCAAGGCCCCAGGGAGACCGCCCCCCATGGCCCGTAA
- a CDS encoding ABC transporter permease: MPSFFQDLRHGARSLRRSPGFTLATVLALAFGIGANTLLFSVVSALLLRPLPLPRAERIVSVWGKDLQNEGEQAGLSRLDAEDLRQKVKSFEAFATFSVSGVTLTAPHQEPERVEGTMVSQDFFRVAGVAPLLGRVLTEEEHLLNGPRAVVLSHALWKQRFAADPRVLERMLEMDGQSYQVVGVMPEGFDFPREDTSEPVALWTSLAAEGFIRDSWDSRGTHMLTGVALLAAGTTVEQADSETRTVMAALTQAYPDSNARTSASVESLQVRLSKDTRKPALLLLGAVSLLLLIACVNVAQLLLARAMARQQEFAVRAALGAGRGALARQLLAEGSLLAVAGGAAGLLLGAWGTDVLSTLLPESVRQVQAVRVDGRALLYTAGLVMAVALMCGLAPLGTAAKASLGGLLQSTRGTSASKSALRWRAVLVSTQVALALMLLVGAGLLVRSAQQLAEVDPGYRAEDVTLLRFNLPSPRYTSETMVPFYQRLLEQVRARPGVEFAALMTPGVAITSGISLTMEIPGRPTPPSERLSTSYRAMSDGAVATLGLALKQGRDFTPQDTKSSLPVVIVNESFARRFFPGEELLGKRVRIGYGESIDREVVGVVGDMRARGLDKAAEPELYAPLSQTPWPFTSMIVRSPLPMASVSALVKAELAQLDSGLSTRPPTTLEQNLEASVANRSFQRVLLLSFAVSAVALASLGIYGLMAYSVAQRRRELGIRLALGALPSDVVRLVMNQALRMCVVGLGVGLVLSLALSRVLEGMLYGVSALDPVTFLSVPLLLLAVVALASWLPARRASRVSPGVAMTTD; encoded by the coding sequence ATGCCCTCCTTCTTCCAGGACCTGCGCCACGGCGCCCGCTCCCTCCGCCGCAGCCCCGGCTTCACCCTGGCGACGGTGCTGGCGTTGGCCTTCGGCATCGGGGCCAACACGCTGCTCTTCAGCGTGGTGAGCGCCCTGCTGCTCCGACCGCTCCCCCTCCCCAGGGCGGAGCGCATCGTCTCCGTGTGGGGCAAGGACCTCCAGAACGAAGGCGAGCAGGCGGGACTGTCCCGCCTGGACGCGGAGGACCTGCGCCAGAAGGTGAAGTCCTTCGAGGCCTTCGCGACCTTCTCCGTCTCCGGAGTCACCCTCACGGCCCCCCACCAGGAGCCGGAGCGCGTGGAGGGGACGATGGTGTCGCAGGACTTCTTCCGCGTGGCGGGGGTGGCGCCCCTGCTTGGCCGGGTCCTCACCGAGGAGGAACACCTGCTCAACGGCCCCCGAGCGGTGGTGCTCTCCCATGCGCTGTGGAAGCAGCGCTTTGCCGCGGACCCTCGGGTGCTGGAGCGCATGTTGGAGATGGATGGCCAGTCCTACCAGGTGGTCGGCGTGATGCCCGAGGGCTTCGACTTTCCCCGGGAAGACACCTCCGAGCCGGTGGCGCTCTGGACCTCCCTTGCAGCGGAGGGCTTCATTCGCGACAGCTGGGACAGTCGCGGCACACACATGCTCACGGGAGTGGCCCTGCTCGCGGCGGGGACCACGGTGGAGCAGGCGGACTCGGAGACGCGCACGGTGATGGCGGCGCTGACCCAGGCCTATCCCGACAGCAACGCCCGTACGAGCGCCTCGGTGGAGTCCCTCCAGGTGCGGCTGTCCAAGGACACGCGCAAGCCCGCGCTGCTGCTGCTGGGGGCCGTGTCGCTGCTCTTGCTGATCGCCTGCGTCAACGTCGCGCAGTTGCTGCTCGCGCGAGCCATGGCGCGGCAGCAAGAGTTCGCGGTGCGCGCGGCGCTGGGTGCGGGCCGGGGCGCGCTGGCGCGGCAGTTGTTGGCGGAAGGCTCGCTGCTGGCCGTCGCGGGAGGTGCCGCGGGGCTGCTCCTGGGGGCCTGGGGCACGGATGTGCTCAGCACCCTATTGCCTGAGTCAGTGCGCCAGGTGCAGGCCGTGCGCGTGGACGGACGCGCCCTGCTCTACACGGCGGGGCTGGTGATGGCGGTGGCCTTGATGTGTGGGCTCGCGCCCCTGGGCACGGCGGCGAAGGCGAGCCTGGGCGGGCTCCTCCAGAGCACCCGCGGCACGAGCGCCAGCAAGTCCGCGCTGCGCTGGCGCGCGGTCCTGGTGTCCACGCAGGTGGCGCTCGCGCTGATGTTGCTGGTGGGCGCGGGGTTGCTGGTGCGCAGCGCGCAGCAACTGGCGGAGGTGGACCCGGGCTACCGCGCGGAGGATGTGACGCTGTTGCGCTTCAACCTCCCGAGCCCGCGCTACACGAGCGAGACGATGGTGCCCTTCTACCAACGCCTGCTCGAGCAGGTGCGCGCGCGGCCGGGCGTGGAGTTCGCGGCCCTCATGACGCCGGGCGTGGCGATCACGTCGGGCATCAGCCTGACCATGGAGATTCCCGGCCGCCCCACGCCTCCGTCCGAGCGGCTCAGCACCAGCTACCGGGCGATGAGCGATGGCGCGGTCGCGACGCTGGGGCTGGCGCTGAAGCAGGGGCGCGACTTCACCCCCCAGGACACGAAGAGCTCTCTTCCGGTGGTGATTGTGAATGAGTCCTTCGCCCGGCGGTTCTTCCCAGGGGAAGAGCTGCTCGGCAAGCGCGTGCGCATCGGCTACGGCGAGTCCATTGACCGTGAGGTGGTGGGCGTGGTGGGCGACATGCGCGCGCGGGGATTGGACAAGGCGGCGGAGCCGGAGCTCTACGCGCCGCTCAGCCAGACGCCGTGGCCGTTCACCTCGATGATTGTGCGCAGCCCGCTGCCCATGGCGTCTGTCTCCGCGTTGGTGAAGGCGGAGCTGGCCCAGCTCGACTCCGGACTGTCGACGCGCCCACCCACGACGCTGGAGCAGAACCTGGAGGCCTCCGTGGCGAACCGCAGCTTCCAGCGGGTGCTGCTGCTCTCGTTCGCGGTCTCCGCGGTGGCGCTGGCGTCGCTCGGAATCTACGGGTTGATGGCGTACAGCGTGGCGCAGCGGCGCCGGGAGCTGGGCATCCGGCTGGCGCTGGGCGCGCTTCCGTCGGACGTGGTGCGGCTGGTGATGAACCAGGCGCTGCGGATGTGCGTGGTGGGCCTGGGCGTGGGCCTGGTGTTGTCGCTGGCGCTGTCGCGTGTGCTGGAGGGCATGCTGTACGGCGTGAGCGCCCTGGACCCGGTGACGTTCCTGTCGGTGCCGCTGTTGCTGCTCGCGGTGGTGGCGCTCGCGAGCTGGCTCCCCGCGCGCCGGGCGTCTCGGGTATCACCCGGCGTGGCGATGACCACGGACTGA
- a CDS encoding PLP-dependent aminotransferase family protein, giving the protein MGALAHKPKLYEQVAERLSDAIAAGTLRGGDRLPSVRQLSLRERVSISTVLQAYMHLEAVGLIETRPQSGHYVRRRERPRLAEPQVSQPAKSATPVTVSGLVSQVYRAMRDPRVIQLGGAWPATELLPVRRLMRELNILTRESGELGILYDAPPGCLELRQQLARRSLDWGGALAADDFIITCGASEAIHLGLLAVARTGDTIAIESPAYYGTLQNIESLGLKALEIPCSPRHGMELDALQAALERRRVAAVLVVPSFSNPVGSCMPEENRRRLVAMLEERGIPLIEDDLYGDLHFGPERPRTCKSFDTTGNVMLCGSFSKTLAPGFRVGYVAPGKFRERVELLKFSHTVATATLPPLAIARFLEEGGYDRHLRALRRGLKAQVERMAEAVAEFFPEGTRVARPEGGSLLWVELPPTVDSLALHERAFAVGISVAPGPIFSARTDSYRNFIRLSCGQPWTPRIEAAVSSLGCLARGLV; this is encoded by the coding sequence ATGGGCGCGCTGGCACACAAACCCAAGTTGTACGAGCAGGTGGCCGAGCGGCTGTCGGACGCGATTGCCGCGGGCACGCTGCGGGGCGGGGACAGGCTGCCGTCCGTGCGGCAGCTCAGCCTGCGTGAGCGCGTGAGCATCTCCACGGTGCTCCAGGCGTACATGCACCTCGAGGCCGTCGGACTCATCGAGACGCGGCCACAGTCCGGTCACTACGTGCGCCGCCGCGAGCGCCCCCGCCTCGCCGAGCCGCAGGTGTCCCAGCCCGCCAAGAGCGCCACGCCCGTGACGGTGAGCGGCCTGGTGTCCCAGGTGTATCGCGCGATGAGGGACCCTCGCGTCATCCAGCTCGGCGGCGCGTGGCCCGCGACGGAGCTGCTGCCGGTGCGGCGGCTGATGCGCGAGCTGAACATCCTCACGCGCGAGTCCGGTGAGCTGGGCATCCTGTACGACGCGCCGCCGGGGTGCCTGGAGCTGCGGCAGCAGCTCGCGCGCCGCTCGCTCGACTGGGGCGGGGCGCTGGCCGCGGACGACTTCATCATCACCTGTGGCGCGTCCGAGGCCATCCACCTGGGCCTGCTCGCCGTCGCGCGCACGGGCGACACCATCGCCATCGAGTCCCCCGCGTACTACGGCACGCTCCAGAACATCGAGTCGCTGGGACTGAAGGCGCTGGAGATTCCGTGCTCGCCTCGCCACGGCATGGAGCTGGATGCGCTCCAGGCCGCGCTGGAGCGGCGGCGGGTGGCGGCGGTGCTGGTGGTGCCCAGCTTCAGCAACCCGGTGGGCAGCTGCATGCCGGAGGAGAACCGGCGCCGGCTGGTGGCGATGCTGGAGGAGCGAGGCATCCCGCTCATCGAGGACGACCTCTACGGCGACCTGCACTTCGGCCCGGAGCGTCCGCGCACGTGCAAGTCCTTCGACACGACGGGGAACGTGATGCTGTGTGGCTCGTTCTCGAAGACGCTCGCGCCGGGGTTCCGCGTGGGGTACGTCGCGCCCGGGAAGTTCCGCGAGCGCGTGGAGCTGCTCAAGTTCTCGCACACGGTGGCGACGGCCACCTTGCCGCCGCTCGCCATCGCCCGCTTCCTGGAAGAGGGCGGGTATGACCGGCACCTGCGCGCGCTGCGCCGGGGCTTGAAGGCCCAGGTGGAGCGGATGGCGGAGGCCGTGGCGGAGTTCTTCCCGGAGGGGACGCGGGTGGCTCGGCCGGAGGGCGGCTCGCTGTTGTGGGTGGAGCTGCCGCCCACGGTGGACTCCCTGGCCCTGCACGAGCGCGCCTTCGCCGTGGGCATCAGCGTGGCGCCCGGCCCCATCTTCTCCGCGCGGACGGACTCCTACCGGAACTTCATCCGCCTGAGCTGCGGTCAGCCGTGGACACCGCGCATCGAAGCCGCGGTGTCCTCGCTGGGCTGTCTCGCGCGAGGGCTGGTGTAG
- a CDS encoding DUF2917 domain-containing protein, with the protein MSALTRRGWLSTLWNQLRPEVPTDAETGAVALFQGALWSRHLDGSEGLSLTCTEGQLWLTFESDPRDYILEPGSTLRLAKPGLVVVQATRPSRMRLAKASHVA; encoded by the coding sequence ATGAGCGCTCTCACGCGGCGGGGCTGGTTGAGCACGCTGTGGAATCAACTGAGGCCAGAAGTTCCCACGGACGCGGAGACCGGCGCCGTGGCGCTGTTTCAAGGAGCCCTGTGGAGTCGCCACCTGGACGGGAGCGAGGGTCTCTCGCTCACCTGTACCGAGGGCCAGCTCTGGCTCACCTTCGAGTCGGACCCACGGGACTACATCCTGGAGCCCGGGAGCACCCTGCGCCTGGCGAAGCCGGGGCTCGTCGTGGTGCAGGCGACGAGACCCTCGCGGATGCGGCTGGCGAAGGCATCGCACGTCGCTTGA